The DNA segment CTAGTCATAGCTCCTTCTACTGTCCCTTAACGCTGCGCGGCGGGCTGGGCCTGAGACCCTCGTCACCTATAAGCTTCCCTTATTTAGCTTATGATGTAAGTTATTGATGTTATGTATATGTGAGTACACATTTTGTCACGTACTTACTGTATATCTCTCCATGTGTTCCAGCCTTCACTTTGGTACCACTCCAGCTCCGTTTTGGCTCTGGCTCTGGATGCTCTGTCTGCGCCGTACAGGCTTCGGAACAGCGTCCCCATGTGGCAGCTTGCAGACTCGCTGTCTGCATCAGGGAGAAAGGTGAACCTACGTTTGATTTCACATCTTATAGCGTTTTTAATGACCTTCACAAGTGGAATTATAGGTAGTGGCGGCCTACGGCGCTGTCCCGTTTCCCATGATGCACGGGGATTCTCTACCAGATGCTTTAAGTGCCTTTGCGGACTCTTTGCCGTGGAAACCTCTCTCAACATGCCCTGAAGCAGATGACGGTCGTTGTTACGGGCAGTGGGTGACACTCAAAGGCCTGGAAGGACAGAGACTCGTGAGGTACGCTCAATGTTGAATGTTGCATTCGAATGTCATCAtgattttacattttctatCCCATTTTAGTTCTGGTGCGCCGGGGACTGAACCACGGTCTGCTCTTCACAACCTACACAGCGGGGAAGATGTCCTGGCGTCCTACATCTCATCTTTCTATCCCACGGCTCCTCTGTAAAACATGTTAATTTTATTACCAGTGGAACACGTTTATGTTGACAGTTTACACACTGTGATGTGGTGTTTATGCACCCATAAATATTACACACATCAGGGGAAAACCATGTCAATATGTCATCAGCCAGGAGGAGATATGGTAAGATATGAAAAGTGTCACTCAGCCCATATCAAATCATCAATCAAACCAGGACCGCTTGGGGCTGGTGTGTTAGCAATCACCCACATTTAGTGGCAtcgtaacaacaacaacaacagcgttATGCCAAGAAACTGTAATGAATTTCTCTGAGCGTTTCTGCACCAGCAAAAAGTGGGGCAAGGATTTGACCTAGAAGGTCAAATTTGGTCTGAGGAACCAAAAGAATAAACAGTGCTGCACTGGGTGTCATATAAATAATTTGGTTTAAAGCCATTGGAAGGAAAAGAGGTTTTAGGAGTGTGGCTTGAcatttattctttaaaaaaacaactataaaaTAACTCCAAATGATTTGCATGGGACAATGCCTTGTCATAAGGACAATATTATAGCTGTTATAACTGCCATGGCAACCCTACATCACATTTGAGTGGGTTTACAATATTGTTGGACCAGACTTGTTTGCATTAAATTGGCAGGGAATGTATTCTTCTTGACATGTTTAGTTtaggggcagcacggcggtctagtggttagcgcgcagacctcacacagctaggagaccagggtccaattccaactccggtttcctcccacattccaaaaacatgctaggttaattggcgactccaaattgtccataggtatgaatgtgagtgtgaatggttgtttgtctatatgtgccctgtgattggctggccaccagtccagggtgtaccccgcctcacgcccaaagacagctgggataggctccagcacccttgaggtagaaaagaggtagaaaatgaatgaatgaatgaaaaaaaatgtcatcagcCTGTAAATGCAAgcaagggttagggttttgggtTGTCGActtaaacgggttccactgttCCACATTTCCACAACCAATTCAATTCAAAAGTTATCACGGTTTTCCTAAATTGTTTTCCAATCCTCTCTCTGCAGGGCTGTGCAGCTGGTGTCCAGTCCTAGTAAAGTGACACCACCTTTCCCCCATATCTTCAGTCAGTGTGTTAATAATAGAGGTTTGGTACACGACCAACAGCCTCCAAGTCTCTGTGAGTAtcttttggttttatttcatttttcaacatgcatcagattacaattgaatgcatcacataatcagttcacagttccagtCTTTTCACTCTGAATTTGAGCttatattatgagtttatatatatatattagaattttttttgctatttctgTAGCTTCAGCCACCTCAGCCGTCTCCTCCGTACCGGTCATCACATCCCTCCAGTCCGGACCCGTCCTGGACCCATGGCTCTCAGACTTGCATCGCAGTGTCAGTGCCTTTGACATCCGCCGCGTGGCTCCCAGCTTTCTCGCTCAAGGCCCCGAAATGGCAGATTACAGCGAAGTCTTGGAGCAGTTGCGCTTACTGGCTCGGCGTTATCGTGACGACAGCAGAGGTATGACGCGGTCTTCTTCTGAAGACGACGATGATGACTGATGAGTATGAGTATTggacttgttttgtttactaTCAGACACGCTCCCGTAACTCCAAAGAATCGACTCACTCATGTGGCTGTGGAATTTATCTTAAATATATCGTACTATTTCCGCAGTATGGaccattttcatttaatttgttctTACTGAATCACCGAGAGCCCTGATATTGTCCACATGTAAATCACATTTTGTTATAAACAATACTTATTGGAGCATTGTAGTCTTCCACATTACTGCGTAGTTTTCCCAAAACACTCAtttgtagtttattttttaaatcatgttacCATGTGGGCTTCATTTAAATGGAAAAAGCTTATTACTAAATACTATCCCACTGACTGTAAGACAATACTGGTGCAATACAGAGTGTAGCATATAATACTAAAGTTGAATGTATGGACTTTTGTAATTAAACTTTTGACAGCAATTTATTGCCTTTGTGATTTGATTACCAACTTTTGTCATCCTTATACAGTACTTGTAATACAGTCATACCTAATTATTACAGTACTGGTCAAATCTAAACAAACCAAATACGAAATGAGGATTTGAATTTTTAATCtgaaataaaatgttacaaGGATTTCACAAAAGGTGaaacatattagacatattccAAGCGAGCACAGCAGTACGCAATAGTAAGCTATATCTGCGGACAAAAAAGGGCTAAAACACACACCACCAATTCAAGTTATAAAActaacagacaaaaaaaactgcattgaaCTACAGCaaagggataaaaaaaaaattgtaaaatgaaatgaatttgtATGTGCATAAAAGACATCAAGAGCTGGAGTTGTACAGCTACTTATCAAAAAGAGTAGATGGATGTGTGTGGTGGCGGGGGGGCACTAGGATCGATAAAGGCTGGTGACAAAAATggtacaaaaatcaaaaactaTGAGCGAGAACGAGAGCGGGACTGGGAACGGGATTTAGAGCGAGAGACTGAGCGGGAAGCCGATCGGGAATGGGAGCGGGCTTTGACTGGGGAGGCGGACCGGGACTTTGATTTAGACCTGGCTCTGGATTTTGAGTCAGCGGGGGAGCAGGAGCGAGAGCCCCTCTCCGGTTCGCCCGCTTCGTCGTCGCTCTTGGGCTGGTCGCGGCCCTTTGAGACGGACTTTCTGGAGAGGGAACGGGAGCGAGACCTGGACCTAGACCTGGACTCCTCTTTCTTGACCTTCCCTTCTTTCTTGACCTTCTTGCTTTTCGGGCTGCGACTCCTGCTCAGGTCTTTGTCTTTCTGGTCCCCATTGCTGCGGTCTTCCTCTTTCTTGCTCTTGCTTTTGCTCTTCTTGCTGTGTGAGTGACTGCGGGAGCGAGAAGCAGGCCTGTAGGGGGAAAATTAGGACTTCAATCAGTGCTTGGATTTAAACCCTGTTTGTTTCAATCCTAATCTGTCTTGCATTGAATggttctaaatatgtttttgcctcTCACAAAATCAATACCCGCCTTTGCAGCACGCAGAGTCCCAActtaaatgcacacacacacacagaaagaggCACCCGGGGTCGAGTGATGGCGTTCAGGCTAACATGGAAATAATAGCAAAAAAAGATGGCTTCTCACCTGGAGCGGGAGCGACTCCGGCTGCTGCTTTCACTGCGGCTTCTGCTCTTGCGAGACCTGCGGCTCCTGGAGCGGGATCTGACATGACAGAACATCGGTTAGAGATTACCCGAATTTGGATATCTGAGACGACAACTAATATACAAGATATAATATACACTaagatacaacaaaaaaaaaatactagaaCTGTGTTTGCtttaatgttattaatgtaGCGGCTACATATGCTGTAAGATTGACAGGAAAGTGATTGATCAGAATTATTGAATGAAACGTACCTGGATCGGCTGCGGCTGCGCGAGTAAGAGCGACGGCGTTTAGCACCGGGGCGGTCTTCGATGAGACGTATCTTTCTGCCGTTGACCTCTGTGCCGTCCAGCTTCTCCAGAGCACGCTTCATGTCCGAGTAGAGCCTGAACTCAATCACCCCTTCGTTCTTTCTCCCCTTATGTGTATCTGCGTACGTCACCTCCCCCGCTTGCCTCATGTAATCCTAAGGAGGAACACACAAGGCATGTTTAGATGTTGGcgtatgtttacattttaccacCTTTTAAAAAGGACACCGACCTTCAAGTCTTGCCAGCTGCAGCGACTGGACAGGTTCTCAACAATAAGCCGATAGTCTGTCCTGATTGGTGGACCGTACCTGTCTCTCCCCCATCGTCCTCCATAGCCACCTTTCAAGGTAACAAGGATAGAGCAAACAAATGAGGACCGTGCACCAACTGGGGTGCTGTTATTATTCTGATCTCCAAACTACTCTAAATAATAACCTTTATATGGcttacacaaaaacaacatataaatatactcaTTAAAACTGACTAGCTATCCTATATCTAGACATAAAAGTGTAGCGAAATAGACTTAGGAAAAAAAGGATATATACAAGAAAATTGTATAAGCAAAACTAACACAATTGACTGTTCATTTAcaataaatgttctttttttatgctGAACCCACATCTGTTCCTAACCCCCATGGCATCCTCACCACCCGGCCTGGGCCTAATGGCAATAGCGGTCTTCATTCACAATGGCTCCCTTTTTTGGTCTGCCCAGGGGCCCAGAATGGTCAAACCACACTCTTGGAAAGGGGGGACACCATGGCCAGCAATAGGGCGGGCAGTCAGCAAAGGACTCTTTCAATTAAAACATTGAGGTTCTTTGTTAAATCTTTACCTTTTAAATTGACAATCattgtattagaaattaaaaaaaaaagaatggaatCAAACATTTACAACATGAATCATTCTGTAAATTACTGTAGTCAAATTTAAAAATcagttttccttttttaaaccattttttCTACATGGTTTAATTGCAAGATTAAGTCGTTGGTGGCTTGTGGGCACTCAAGAATGTCATGCAATTGATTTGcaagacaaaaaacactgatGAACGCGCAATTGCAGAAACTGAGACGCACCCAACATTACAAAGTTGCATGGATAAACAAGTCCGGGAGATTTTGTATTAGTATTTATGCTGTATGTGTCTGCggtgacaaaaacaaatgtacacTATGTCCCCTTGCATTACACAGTTAACCTCTATCTATATTACCACATTATTACCAAATGGAATCCCAGTGAACACTATATTAAATGGTAAACAATGATTATTACAATACAAGTTGAATGCACATAAGCCACCAAGGACAATAACTTAGCAACCAAAATTAgcctaaaaaataatattcatgtaAAAAACAAGTTTGTTCGGGAACTTACTCCTtcctccgccgccgccactGTAGCCTCCATCACGGCGAGGCCCTTTAGTGTGCTCCACAATGACTCTCTCCCCGCACAGCTCTTTACCGTTCAGGTCGTACACCGCATCGTCTGCGTCGCGCGGGTCATCAAATTCAACGAACCCATACCTAGATTCCAAGAAAAGGCATATTTTATTACCACATTAATATAAACGCTCAACAGCCAGGAGTTAGAAAAAGTAAAGCTGTGACAAATAGATAAACTATATGAGCATCAAATATTATTCGTATAATATTAATCCACACAAAAGCACGCCGTGACATTGCCACGTCTGGTGTTAGCAAGCCTGATTAGCATTGTAGCCAACGGAATGTTAGTGGGAAAATGTATCATGCAAAATCACGTAAATGCCAGTCACACAGCACATGTGACGAAGAAACCGGTTTAATTCATttacaaatcaaaacaaaatgcGTTTCTAAAGTCGGGACCTGTACACGCGAGACGAACAAGGCCCCAGACAACAATGTTAGCGTCATGCTAACTCGACATGAGCTTCTTGCAACAAGGGGATATCGACAAAGCCACCGAAACATTACCCGTTTTTAAGATCGACTTCGAGTATCTTCCCGTAGCTTTTAAAGAATCTCTCCACGTCTTTCTCCCTGGCCCGATAACTCAACCTTCCGATATAGACTCTCGACATTTTGTCGAATTACAAAATGCAGAATCGACAGGAGGAATAGTGAGCGGGTAGGGAACCACACACAGCCGCTTTATCCGCACAAAAGGCTGGTCCGGTAGGGGGCGTGGTTTATATTCTTCTTCTACTGCTAATTCTGCTTTTGGTAAAAACACTACCGCCACCTCCTGAAAAGTTGTCCAAACACGCAGTACTTTTGTATAGCCAAAATAGTactaatgttttcattttgttttaataactaacaaactaacttaaattaaatattaccgaaataaaaaacacaacagggGGTATTTTATTAAATCACGTAGCCCAATCGGTGATTAAAAGTAGAATTGTGGGCTTATTTCTTACAATTTGATAGCACACAAACACCCTTTCGGTACCGGAAGTTGCATCTGGTGGTCGCATGACCCCTGAACCTCAGTGGGCGGGATTAACGTGAACGCTCAAGGGATTTTTGCTAATAATCAATAGGTGgctatttttaacttttacgcGAGCGGCTTTACTTAAAAATGTCGCTGCGGTGGGAAGAGTCGCCGCTGTTGTTGTCCACCTGTAACACTTAGAAAAACTTCCTCCATGGGTTGAAGGAAAGCGAAGTGAGGTCACATTTGGAGGCAAATAACGGTACGCGTCGTTAGCCGAATGTTAGCTAACAAATCTGTTTGTAGGCTAACTCGGGCTAAGTTACGATGGAGAGCGGGACTTTTTCCAAATACTCCTGGATTGATTTCGCCTTCTCTGTCATCGGAGTGTGTACTTTCCTAGTGGACTGGGGCTCCGACCTTTGGGTTGCCGTCGAGTTTTATTGCCATGGGGACTTATTGTGGTTCGGGGCACTGGTCGCCCTCATGGTGCTGTCGTCCTCCGTGGTCCAAATGTTCAGTTGGTTCTGGTTAAAATATGACAGACAACTTCCAGGGTTCAGAAGTGACACCGGGGCCGAAGCTGTGCTCTTTGTGGACCAAGTGAAGCTTTCCTGTCTTCTACATGTGCTGCAGCTGGGATTCCTATGcaggtaaacacattttctctggaattgtttgtgtatttcagaggtgtccaaagtgtagcccgGGGCCATTTGTGACCCgcagcacattgtagaaataaaagaacccaacaaaaaggcaaaattgATACTCAtcactaataataacacaaagtttTGTCTTTAGATATGTGTAGTTTTTAAcacctttttacaaaataaaaaaaatacatagaaatattAAAGTGGTCCCTTGCACAGTTTGATTTTCATTATGTAGCCCTCtgtagaaaaagtttggacaccccaactCCCAGTCATGGTTCCTGTCTGCAACAGGTTTGCATGCAGATCACATTGTTGTGATGCCATCACACTTAAACACTGCAATAAGGTTTTTACTGCAGGACATTGTTTGGGTGCTTTCTTCAATGGGAAAAGGTGTCTAGTCCATAAGCGTATAATTACAGTTGACAAGTTTCATGACCATAAATGTCAAGTTCAGGTGTGGTGGCGACACGCAATATGCAGCATCCTTTTCACATTCCATGTGTCTGCTCACCTTGACTGAGATGTTCCGTGATGTGTTGTCGTTTTCTTCGTTCGCTTTGCTCTGCTAGTACAGTGTGAACTCAACTCGTTTTCTGATCATCTGCGCATCATTGACCAATGTTCTTCTCAACGCATTCCTTCACGCAGGCACATCTCTGCCATCAGACAAGGCTTCAGGGTGTGGTGGCGCAAAGAAGAAGGGTCGGAATACGCTGTGTATCTGACGCATGACCTCAGCATGCTGCGTCTCATTGAAACGTTCTGTGAAAGCGCTCCGCAGCTCACACTGATGATCTATGTCGTGTTGCGCAACAACAAAGCCAGGACCGTCCAGTGTGAGTTGGATGCACATTTTATCATCCACATtgctacattttgtacattaaaggtGCATAAACTTGCCCAATGTAGGTTCTACATGTGCCAAAATGGCCTGGATTGATACCGCATGtgtgtctaaagcaggggtgggcaaactgtggcccgggggccacatccagcccgctaagtgtttgaatacccacctgttctttccaaagtatttaatttaaactcaacatacaacctggcatcatggctggagccaaccttttgatggttgaagtagctgtttcaatttcgttatttgatgtggtctgttgtttacaaaacgCTCCTGAAAaggggacacaagcacataataataataataataataaatttaatttataacacactttacatcaaataaatgatctcaaagtgcacatatagcaaattgcatgacacttttatgtgtaaaatgtgtgtaaaatatacgtgtaaaaattgagtgttgcgtgtaaaatactatatagtctgccccccccccctcctcaattttgttaaatcaatgcaatcaatcaaaaagtttgcccacccctggtctaaagacTCAACACACTTTTGTCCAGCTCATGTTTTCTGAAAATGTCTTTTATTGGAGCCatcaataactaaataatatgCCATCGGGTCAACGGGAAGCATCTACACTCACATACCACATACCATTTTCTTCctcttggcacacacacacaccacacatcTTCTTCCTCGTGGTTTCTACACTGATGATGCTATTATTTCCGTTGTTGCAGTCGTGAGCATTGCAGCATCAACCACGTCCATAGCCTGGATGGTGGTGGACTACCACCGCTCCCTGCGCTCCTTCCTGCCAGACAAGGCCAAGCAGGGCTGGGGCTCTTCTTTGGTCTACTTCCTGTGGAACCTGCTGCTCATTTCCCCACGTGTCGCTGCCCTCGCTCTCTTCGCCTCTGTCCTGCCCAGCTACATCGCCGCCCACTTCCTGATGGTTTGGCTCGGCTTTGTCCTATGGGCTTGGAGACAGCAGACCGATTTCATGGACAGCGTTGGTGGAGAGTGGCTCTATCGGGCCACGGTGGGGCTCATCTGGTACTTCAGCTGGTTCAACGTAGCCGAGGGTCGAACCCGCGGAAGGAGCATCATCTATCATACCTTCATCGCTACAGATGGAGGGATCCTGCTGGCCACTTGGTGGTGCTACAGAGACCCCGTGACATCACAGCCATACGCCCTGGTGCTGCTCATCACACTACCTCTCACTTACTTACTGGGGCTGCTCTTTAAGGTCATCTACTACTGCTGCTTCCACCCAAAACTGTGGAGACCGCCGATGAGGGATCCGGGGCTGCCTGATGACTTGCCTGATGCAGAAGTGTCCTTCAGAGAATTTCCCATCCAGGACGGCACCTTGTCCTCCCAGCTGCTCAACAAAAGGATGGCACACAATGCTGCACTCTTTTACTCAGTCAGTAGAAACACCAGATAACGACTGATAACTGTTGTTGTAGTTTGTTGCAATCATGTCTCCTGTACAATCTCATGATAGCCAATATAAAATTTGTGCCATAGTGTGgcttttgaataaataataatatttctgaCAGTATAATTGGCATCATTAGATTGTATAGGTCTACACATCAAAGTAGGCCAGCCTGTCTTTATTGGTGTTATTTACATAGCCATATTCTATCAGGGCAATGCTGCACATTTTGGGATGATTAAATGCCAAATTGCCCAACACACCATGTCCTCACATTTTTATACTATATTACAGTACCTTAAGTTAAAATTTCAAAACTATAACTGTGTTTTATGGTAACATTTCTGAGGCTGTTGCAAAGAACTACAGCGTCATTTGAGTAGTGACGAAGCTGACTTCCGGTTCTTGTTTcgtgtattagcaagctaataggcaactaacaaggacgttttgtgattaaaatacattaagaacgcaACAGGGCTCACGCAGTGTATTGAGACTCATGACTTATGCCACACTGTACGCTAACTGTAAAATGTACGCAAATGGAGGTTAAATTTAGGCGCAAATTTTCAAGTTGACCGAAAA comes from the Doryrhamphus excisus isolate RoL2022-K1 chromosome 14, RoL_Dexc_1.0, whole genome shotgun sequence genome and includes:
- the srsf4 gene encoding serine/arginine-rich splicing factor 4, with protein sequence MSRVYIGRLSYRAREKDVERFFKSYGKILEVDLKNGYGFVEFDDPRDADDAVYDLNGKELCGERVIVEHTKGPRRDGGYSGGGGGRSGYGGRWGRDRYGPPIRTDYRLIVENLSSRCSWQDLKDYMRQAGEVTYADTHKGRKNEGVIEFRLYSDMKRALEKLDGTEVNGRKIRLIEDRPGAKRRRSYSRSRSRSRSRSRSRRSRKSRSRSESSSRSRSRSRPASRSRSHSHSKKSKSKSKKEEDRSNGDQKDKDLSRSRSPKSKKVKKEGKVKKEESRSRSRSRSRSLSRKSVSKGRDQPKSDDEAGEPERGSRSCSPADSKSRARSKSKSRSASPVKARSHSRSASRSVSRSKSRSQSRSRSRS
- the xkr8.3 gene encoding XK-related protein 8.3, translating into MESGTFSKYSWIDFAFSVIGVCTFLVDWGSDLWVAVEFYCHGDLLWFGALVALMVLSSSVVQMFSWFWLKYDRQLPGFRSDTGAEAVLFVDQVKLSCLLHVLQLGFLCRHISAIRQGFRVWWRKEEGSEYAVYLTHDLSMLRLIETFCESAPQLTLMIYVVLRNNKARTVQFVSIAASTTSIAWMVVDYHRSLRSFLPDKAKQGWGSSLVYFLWNLLLISPRVAALALFASVLPSYIAAHFLMVWLGFVLWAWRQQTDFMDSVGGEWLYRATVGLIWYFSWFNVAEGRTRGRSIIYHTFIATDGGILLATWWCYRDPVTSQPYALVLLITLPLTYLLGLLFKVIYYCCFHPKLWRPPMRDPGLPDDLPDAEVSFREFPIQDGTLSSQLLNKRMAHNAALFYSVSRNTR
- the msto1 gene encoding protein misato homolog 1, with the translated sequence MSGICREVITLQLGHYSNFVGTHWWNLQDASLSYDPEMPPGEIQSDVMFREGQTLGGNITYTPRLIVMDLKGSLLTLRQEGSLYDTGKETAAISWDGSLMTHKESPPEKNSFLEDLDKLDRGDILTEVDFSSSSQSPCERSLKVDTVNSQLARVQKSYKLEGSVKVWSDFLRIHLHPRTISVIHQYNHDGEADRLETFGQGQALLQGSVLEELDDKLHFFVEECDYFQGFQILCDMADGFAGLGSKVTEMLQDAYGGRGILTYGMAPVSHANSTPTKDVYHMLNCALGTVHLASHSSFYCPLTLRGGLGLRPSSPISFPYLAYDPSLWYHSSSVLALALDALSAPYRLRNSVPMWQLADSLSASGRKVVAAYGAVPFPMMHGDSLPDALSAFADSLPWKPLSTCPEADDGRCYGQWVTLKGLEGQRLVSSGAPGTEPRSALHNLHSGEDVLASYISSFYPTAPLAVQLVSSPSKVTPPFPHIFSQCVNNRGLVHDQQPPSLSSATSAVSSVPVITSLQSGPVLDPWLSDLHRSVSAFDIRRVAPSFLAQGPEMADYSEVLEQLRLLARRYRDDSRGMTRSSSEDDDDD